From the Eremothecium cymbalariae DBVPG#7215 chromosome 6, complete sequence genome, one window contains:
- the CHS7 gene encoding Chs7p (similar to Ashbya gossypii AFR033C): MKLPKFNPFFKSGEIDMPSISKIYNNSKFTKEALLSIGKFGNICSTTPLPLCFVVRSSNVAQPNAVGQSSHYERTHLNVGVVPRCYSRAVDIANTAIFQVGNAFVNLIALCVILIISYNIRFKYTAIGRSEYGYLFQLCFLLICMTLVVDCGISPPGTAAYPYLVALQIGLVGGCAWALGVMAFLGFRLWEDGTRKSMLIVRGVSFVGLLLGFLVSIITFRDWMQNHNDMNTNTTALFVVMYCLNGLAMLVFIICQLVISLFVLKNLWMTGSMVLGAIFMSTGQILMYTVSAEICEGVKHYLDGLFIGSICNVFALMMLYKTWDISTDDDLEFSVSISADGDVMYQSEINL; the protein is encoded by the coding sequence ATGAAGCTCCCAAAATTCaatccattttttaaatcaGGTGAAATAGATATGCCATCTATCTCaaaaatttataataattcaaaatttacGAAAGAAGCATTATTATCGATTGGGAAGTTTGGGAATATTTGTTCTACAACGCCGCTTCCGCTATGTTTTGTGGTAAGATCTTCTAACGTTGCACAGCCCAATGCAGTTGGTCAGAGCAGTCATTATGAGCGGACGCATTTAAATGTCGGCGTTGTGCCGAGATGCTACTCTAGGGCTGTGGATATTGCGAACACTGCGATATTCCAAGTGGGGAATGCGTTTGTGAATTTGATAGCGCTCTGTGTGATATTGATTATAAGTTATAACATCAGATTTAAGTATACAGCCATCGGCAGATCAGAATATGGATATTTATTTCAGCTCTGTTTCCTGTTGATCTGCATGACGTTGGTAGTTGATTGTGGGATATCTCCACCTGGCACAGCGGCGTACCCATATTTGGTGGCCCTTCAGATCGGATTGGTAGGCGGCTGCGCTTGGGCGCTAGGTGTAATGGCATTTCTTGGATTCAGATTATGGGAAGACGGAACACGTAAATCCATGCTAATTGTACGTGGTGTGTCTTTTGTCGGACTGTTATTAGGTTTCCTAGTTTCTATCATAACTTTCCGTGACTGGATGCAAAACCATAATGATATGAACACAAACACAACTGCATTATTTGTGGTTATGTATTGTTTGAATGGTCTTGCAATGTTGGTTTTTATAATATGTCAATTGGTCATCTCATTATTTGTGCTTAAAAACCTATGGATGACAGGCTCTATGGTTTTGGGCGCTATATTCATGTCTACAGGTCAAATATTAATGTACACTGTATCTGCAGAAATATGTGAGGGAGTAAAACATTATCTAGATGGATTATTCATAGGCAGTATCTGCAATGTGTTTGCCTTAATGATGCTTTATAAGACATGGGACATATCCACCGATGATGATCTTGAATTCAGTGTTAGTATTAGCGCAGATGGTGATGTTATGTACCAATCTGAAATAAACCTTTAA